The Acetivibrio saccincola genome window below encodes:
- the rplV gene encoding 50S ribosomal protein L22: MLTKKERKALGIGKDRGIATLRYARISPRKVKIVLDLIKNKDIGEAYAILRYTPKAASEILFKLLKSAESNAVNNNDLNRDELYVADCYANQGPTLKRIRPRAQGRANRIRKRTSHITIVVKERE, encoded by the coding sequence TTGCTTACCAAGAAGGAAAGAAAAGCTTTAGGGATTGGCAAGGACAGGGGTATTGCAACACTTAGGTATGCGAGAATATCTCCTAGAAAAGTTAAGATTGTTTTAGATCTTATAAAGAATAAGGACATTGGCGAAGCTTATGCGATTTTGAGATATACTCCAAAAGCTGCATCGGAGATATTATTTAAACTTTTGAAATCTGCTGAATCAAACGCAGTGAATAATAACGATTTAAACAGGGATGAATTGTACGTGGCTGACTGCTATGCTAACCAAGGTCCTACATTAAAGAGAATAAGGCCAAGAGCTCAGGGAAGGGCCAACAGAATAAGAAAAAGAACAAGTCATATTACCATAGTAGTTAAGGAAAGAGAATGA
- the rpsS gene encoding 30S ribosomal protein S19 has product MSRSTKKGPFVDKKLFKRIEEMNNKNEKKVIKTWSRASTIFPQMVGHTIAVHDGRKHVPVYITEDMVGHKLGEFAPTRTFRGHGSHTERSTALK; this is encoded by the coding sequence ATGAGTAGATCCACAAAAAAGGGGCCATTTGTTGACAAGAAGCTGTTTAAAAGAATTGAGGAAATGAATAATAAAAATGAAAAGAAAGTAATTAAGACATGGTCAAGGGCATCTACCATATTTCCACAGATGGTTGGACATACAATAGCGGTGCACGATGGAAGAAAACATGTGCCTGTATATATAACAGAGGATATGGTTGGACATAAATTAGGTGAATTTGCTCCTACAAGGACATTTAGAGGTCACGGGAGCCATACTGAAAGGTCAACGGCGTTAAAGTAA
- the rplB gene encoding 50S ribosomal protein L2 — translation MAIKKYKPTSPGRRFMSVSTFEDITKKEPEKSLVMPLKKNSGRNSYGRITVRHRGGGARRKYRIIDFKRDKDGIKAKVAAIEYDPNRTANIALLHYFDGEKRYIIAPEGLKPGDIVESGENADIRPGNALPLINIPVGTEIHNIELKPGKGGQLVRAAGNSAQLMAKEGKYAQVRLPSGEVRMINVKCKASIGQVGNIEHENITIGKAGRQRWLGRRPSVRGVVMNPVDHPHGGGEGKSPIGMPSPVTPWGVPTLGYKTRKKNKDSDKYIVKRRTKK, via the coding sequence ATGGCGATAAAAAAGTATAAACCCACTTCTCCAGGCAGAAGATTTATGTCAGTATCTACTTTTGAGGATATAACCAAAAAAGAGCCTGAGAAATCCCTGGTAATGCCTTTAAAGAAAAATTCCGGAAGAAACTCATACGGAAGAATCACAGTTAGGCACAGGGGTGGCGGTGCGAGAAGGAAATATAGAATAATAGATTTTAAGAGGGATAAAGACGGCATAAAGGCAAAAGTAGCAGCTATTGAATATGACCCGAACAGGACAGCTAACATTGCACTATTACACTATTTTGATGGTGAGAAGAGGTATATAATAGCTCCTGAAGGCTTAAAACCAGGGGATATTGTGGAATCAGGTGAAAATGCGGACATAAGACCTGGAAATGCATTACCTCTTATCAACATACCTGTAGGAACAGAAATACACAATATTGAGCTTAAACCTGGCAAAGGTGGTCAGCTTGTAAGAGCGGCAGGTAACTCAGCCCAGCTGATGGCTAAAGAAGGAAAGTATGCACAAGTAAGACTTCCGTCAGGTGAAGTTAGAATGATTAATGTGAAATGTAAAGCTTCCATTGGTCAGGTAGGCAATATTGAACATGAAAATATTACAATAGGTAAAGCTGGAAGACAAAGATGGCTAGGCAGAAGGCCAAGTGTAAGAGGGGTAGTTATGAACCCTGTGGATCACCCACATGGTGGTGGAGAAGGTAAATCACCAATTGGTATGCCAAGCCCTGTTACACCTTGGGGTGTGCCTACATTAGGATACAAGACCAGAAAGAAAAATAAAGACTCTGATAAGTATATTGTAAAGAGAAGAACTAAGAAGTAA
- the rplW gene encoding 50S ribosomal protein L23: MKLAEDIIKKPLITEKSNMEVAEGKYTFIVDKNATKTEIKKAVEKLFQVKVLKVNTMNFKGKKKRMGVHEGFRPDWKKAIVKIDTDPKPVSYIEKGGKEAVINKKFKTSIEEFGATQ, from the coding sequence ATGAAATTAGCTGAAGATATTATAAAAAAGCCTCTTATAACGGAAAAGAGTAATATGGAAGTAGCAGAGGGCAAGTACACCTTTATAGTTGACAAGAATGCTACAAAGACAGAAATAAAGAAGGCTGTTGAAAAATTATTCCAGGTTAAGGTTCTAAAAGTTAATACCATGAACTTTAAAGGAAAGAAAAAGAGAATGGGCGTTCATGAAGGATTCAGACCTGATTGGAAAAAGGCAATTGTAAAAATTGACACTGATCCAAAGCCAGTGTCTTACATTGAAAAAGGCGGTAAAGAAGCTGTTATTAATAAGAAGTTCAAGACATCCATCGAAGAGTTTGGAGCTACACAATAG
- the rplD gene encoding 50S ribosomal protein L4 translates to MPKVDVYDINGNVIGDIELSDNIFAVDINKGAVHQVVVNQLANKRQGTQSAKTRAEVRGGGIKPWRQKGTGRARHGSIRSPLWIKGGVVFAPKPRSYRYTLPKKLRRLALKSALSSKVAEDQIIVLDSLNLDSIKTKHMAEILKNLKVDDSAVIVIPEKNENIEKSSRNIPGIKTLLVNTINVYDIVRHNKFIVTREAVSKIEEVYA, encoded by the coding sequence ATGCCAAAAGTAGATGTTTATGATATAAACGGAAATGTAATTGGTGATATTGAACTTAGTGATAATATATTTGCCGTTGATATTAACAAAGGAGCGGTTCACCAGGTAGTAGTTAATCAACTGGCAAATAAAAGGCAGGGTACACAGTCTGCCAAGACAAGAGCTGAAGTCCGTGGCGGCGGGATAAAGCCATGGAGGCAAAAAGGAACAGGAAGGGCAAGGCATGGTAGCATACGTTCACCTCTATGGATAAAAGGTGGAGTTGTATTTGCACCAAAGCCAAGAAGCTACAGATATACACTTCCTAAAAAACTAAGAAGGCTTGCGCTAAAGTCAGCACTTTCTTCAAAAGTTGCTGAAGACCAAATTATTGTTTTAGATTCACTTAATTTAGATTCAATTAAAACAAAGCATATGGCAGAGATATTGAAAAATTTAAAAGTGGACGATAGTGCAGTTATAGTTATCCCTGAAAAGAATGAAAATATTGAAAAATCATCCAGAAATATACCTGGTATAAAGACGCTTCTTGTAAATACAATTAATGTTTATGACATTGTAAGACACAATAAATTCATTGTAACCAGGGAGGCAGTATCTAAGATAGAGGAGGTGTACGCATAA
- the rplC gene encoding 50S ribosomal protein L3 codes for MEKFILGKKLGMTQVFTDDGLVVPVTVIEAGPVTVVQTKTNETDGYTAVKVGYEDVKEKALNKPERGVFAKHKLTPKRYLREFRVSNTEGFEIGQEIKVDVFEEGDKVDVTGTSKGKGFAGAIKRHGYSRGRETHGSHYHRGVGALSGCADPGKVFKGRKLSGHMGVERVTVQNLNVVKVDSERNLLLVKGAVPGARGGLLMIKSAVKASK; via the coding sequence ATGGAAAAATTTATACTAGGCAAAAAGCTAGGGATGACACAAGTTTTTACTGATGACGGATTGGTAGTGCCTGTTACAGTAATAGAGGCTGGTCCTGTTACTGTTGTTCAAACAAAAACTAATGAAACGGACGGATATACAGCTGTAAAAGTAGGATATGAGGATGTAAAGGAAAAAGCATTAAATAAGCCGGAAAGAGGCGTATTTGCTAAACATAAGTTAACTCCTAAAAGATATTTAAGAGAATTCAGAGTTAGCAATACAGAGGGGTTTGAAATCGGACAGGAAATCAAAGTAGATGTATTTGAAGAAGGAGACAAAGTAGACGTAACCGGAACATCAAAAGGTAAAGGATTTGCAGGTGCTATAAAGAGACACGGCTATTCAAGAGGACGTGAAACTCACGGTTCACACTATCACAGAGGAGTAGGGGCACTCTCAGGATGTGCAGATCCAGGAAAGGTTTTTAAAGGCAGAAAGCTTTCAGGTCATATGGGAGTAGAAAGGGTTACTGTTCAGAATCTTAATGTGGTGAAAGTAGATTCAGAAAGGAATTTACTATTAGTTAAAGGTGCTGTGCCAGGAGCAAGAGGCGGTCTTTTAATGATTAAGAGTGCAGTTAAGGCTAGCAAGTAA
- the rpsJ gene encoding 30S ribosomal protein S10, producing MANKQKIRIRLKAFDHQILDQSAEKIVETAKRTGASVSGPVPLPTEKEIITILRAPHKYKDSREQFEMRTHKRLIDILLPTSKTVDSLMRLDLPAGVDIEIKL from the coding sequence ATGGCAAACAAACAAAAAATCAGAATCAGGTTAAAAGCGTTTGACCACCAGATTCTTGACCAGTCGGCTGAGAAGATAGTTGAGACAGCGAAGAGAACGGGAGCAAGTGTATCAGGGCCGGTACCACTGCCCACTGAGAAAGAAATAATTACTATATTAAGAGCTCCACATAAGTACAAAGATTCACGTGAGCAGTTTGAGATGAGGACTCACAAAAGACTTATTGATATACTTCTTCCAACATCTAAGACTGTTGATTCATTAATGAGACTTGATTTGCCAGCTGGGGTTGACATTGAAATTAAACTGTAA
- a CDS encoding ATP-binding protein — MKSSNSFKLFVVNKNTNIRTLIEEILKFLFDEGICTKQDILFEIKVILYELIQNAICHGNKNDAVKSVKLNVKTEGDTICIIVEDEGEGYNFKQLLNSIKDDESINCDVCDLKESGRGMILVTNLSEKISFNAKGNRVEVIKRLR, encoded by the coding sequence TTGAAATCATCAAATTCATTTAAGCTATTTGTAGTTAACAAAAATACAAATATCCGTACCTTAATAGAGGAAATACTAAAATTCTTGTTTGATGAAGGGATATGCACCAAACAAGATATTTTGTTTGAAATTAAAGTTATTCTATATGAACTTATTCAAAATGCCATATGTCATGGCAATAAAAATGATGCAGTAAAGTCAGTTAAGCTTAATGTAAAAACAGAAGGGGATACCATTTGCATCATTGTAGAGGATGAAGGTGAAGGGTATAACTTTAAACAACTTTTAAACTCTATTAAGGATGATGAATCAATTAATTGTGATGTATGTGATTTAAAAGAAAGCGGCAGAGGGATGATTTTAGTTACAAATCTTTCTGAAAAAATATCATTTAACGCCAAAGGAAACAGGGTGGAAGTGATAAAAAGGCTGAGATAA
- a CDS encoding SigB/SigF/SigG family RNA polymerase sigma factor: MENNTESAMFLKYQETRDVNIRNEIVNEYLYLAEIIAKKFINRGVDYEDLYQVASIALIKAVERFNPEKGVKFVSFATPTIVGEIKRFFRDKASVIRIPRRIYEEYKKVNYARDNLTQKLGRPPRIDEIAKHLNISEETVIEIIESNNAYNIQSFDQNVYTDENFEFHEAIGEEDSTFERVENRDFLVKSLNKFNETERDFINMRYFNSKTQKEIAEKLGVSQMYVSRLEKKVLNKFRTILEK, encoded by the coding sequence ATGGAAAATAACACAGAGAGTGCTATGTTTTTAAAATATCAAGAAACAAGGGATGTTAATATAAGAAATGAAATAGTAAATGAATATCTTTATTTAGCAGAAATAATTGCAAAGAAGTTTATAAACAGGGGAGTGGATTATGAGGACTTGTATCAGGTCGCGTCTATTGCCTTGATTAAAGCTGTTGAGAGATTTAACCCTGAAAAAGGTGTTAAGTTTGTCAGCTTTGCAACCCCGACAATTGTTGGTGAGATAAAAAGGTTTTTCAGGGACAAAGCATCAGTTATACGGATTCCCAGGAGGATTTATGAAGAATACAAGAAGGTAAATTATGCAAGAGATAATCTGACACAGAAACTAGGCAGACCTCCACGCATTGATGAAATAGCAAAGCATTTAAATATTAGTGAAGAAACAGTAATAGAAATAATAGAGTCTAATAATGCTTATAATATCCAGTCTTTTGATCAAAATGTATATACAGATGAAAATTTTGAATTTCATGAAGCTATAGGGGAAGAGGATTCTACATTTGAAAGGGTAGAAAACCGTGACTTTTTAGTAAAAAGTCTAAACAAATTTAATGAAACAGAGAGAGATTTCATTAACATGAGATATTTTAACAGCAAAACCCAGAAAGAAATAGCAGAAAAGCTGGGAGTATCTCAAATGTATGTATCAAGACTAGAAAAGAAAGTATTAAATAAATTCAGGACTATATTAGAGAAATAA
- a CDS encoding ATP-binding protein translates to MEGVSDNIELVLPFKAGYVSVARLVASGVGSRIGFDIEAIEDIKVAISEVCNKLVSIGSKVSDCYKIVYSVSEEGLKVTYLCDDPSIKCVFKKESDALAIHIINALMDEVELCTDKHVLSMFKVLERDA, encoded by the coding sequence ATGGAAGGTGTTTCTGATAATATAGAACTGGTCCTGCCCTTTAAAGCCGGGTATGTAAGTGTTGCAAGGCTGGTAGCTTCAGGTGTTGGAAGCAGGATAGGTTTTGATATTGAAGCCATAGAGGATATAAAAGTGGCAATATCAGAAGTGTGCAATAAGCTGGTGAGCATCGGGAGCAAAGTTTCTGACTGTTATAAAATTGTGTATTCAGTTTCTGAAGAGGGCCTCAAGGTTACATATTTATGTGATGACCCTTCAATAAAATGTGTATTTAAAAAAGAAAGTGATGCTCTGGCAATTCACATAATAAATGCTTTAATGGATGAAGTGGAATTGTGCACAGATAAACATGTATTATCTATGTTCAAAGTACTTGAGAGGGATGCTTAA
- a CDS encoding STAS domain-containing protein, which translates to MAEELNFVEEIAGDHVKVVLSGEVDIYTSQELKENLYRVVESNKKDVIIDCKELNYIDSTGLGIFVGALKKAKQYEKKIKIINLKDNIKKLFIITGLDKIFEVE; encoded by the coding sequence ATGGCTGAAGAGCTGAACTTTGTAGAGGAGATAGCCGGTGACCACGTTAAAGTGGTTTTGTCCGGGGAAGTTGATATTTATACTTCCCAGGAACTAAAGGAAAATCTTTATAGAGTAGTTGAAAGTAATAAAAAGGACGTAATAATTGATTGTAAAGAACTTAATTATATTGACAGTACCGGTCTTGGGATTTTTGTAGGTGCTTTAAAAAAAGCAAAGCAGTATGAAAAAAAAATAAAAATAATAAACCTTAAAGATAATATTAAAAAATTATTTATCATTACCGGTTTAGACAAAATATTTGAAGTGGAATAG
- the lysS gene encoding lysine--tRNA ligase yields the protein MTNINNIDEKKQQTNAESQDLQDLNEILRIRRMKLEELQKNNKDPYKVVKYDVSHSTKFIIDNFEDMEGKDVSIAGRIMSKRDMGKASFCDIQDRDGRIQIYIRVNEIGEEAYEGFKKFDIGDFLGVKGEVFRTRKGEISVKASEIQLLSKSLRPLPEKWHGLKDVDLRYRQRYLDLIVNPDVRETFITRSKIIRAIRSFLDERGFLEVETPLLNVIPGGANARPFITHHNTLDIDLYLRIAPELYLKRLIVGGLEKVYELGRMFRNEGMSVKHNPEFTLMEVYEAYTDYVGMMELTESLISKVAEEVLGTTVITYQGEKVDLTPPWIRMTMIEAVKEYAGVDFDKIETDEEARQIAKEKSLEVEEGATKGEILFLMFEEFAEKHLVQPTFIMDYPVEVSPLTKRKPERPELTERFELFITGREMANAYSELNDPIDQKERFLDQVRKREAGDEEANMMDEDFVTALEYGMPPTGGLGIGVDRLVMLLTDSYSIRDVLLFPTMKPKD from the coding sequence ATGACAAATATAAATAACATTGATGAAAAAAAGCAACAAACCAATGCTGAAAGCCAAGACTTACAAGATTTAAATGAAATACTGAGAATAAGAAGAATGAAGCTGGAAGAACTTCAAAAGAACAATAAAGACCCTTATAAGGTAGTAAAATATGATGTAAGTCATTCAACAAAATTTATAATTGATAATTTTGAAGATATGGAAGGCAAAGATGTTTCCATTGCCGGCAGGATTATGTCCAAAAGAGACATGGGGAAAGCAAGTTTTTGTGATATACAGGACAGGGACGGAAGAATTCAAATTTATATAAGAGTTAATGAAATTGGTGAAGAAGCATATGAAGGTTTTAAGAAATTTGACATTGGTGACTTTCTTGGGGTAAAAGGGGAAGTTTTCAGAACCAGAAAAGGAGAAATATCTGTAAAGGCGAGTGAAATACAGCTGCTTTCAAAGTCCCTAAGGCCATTGCCTGAAAAATGGCATGGACTAAAGGATGTGGATTTAAGATACAGGCAGAGGTATTTAGACCTTATTGTAAATCCGGATGTACGGGAAACTTTTATTACAAGAAGTAAAATAATAAGGGCTATAAGGTCATTCTTAGATGAAAGAGGATTTTTAGAAGTGGAAACACCTCTTTTAAATGTTATCCCGGGCGGGGCAAATGCAAGACCTTTTATAACCCATCACAACACATTGGATATAGATTTGTACCTTAGAATAGCTCCTGAGCTTTATTTAAAGCGCCTTATTGTGGGAGGCCTTGAAAAGGTATACGAATTGGGAAGGATGTTCAGAAATGAAGGAATGTCAGTAAAACACAACCCTGAATTTACACTTATGGAGGTTTATGAAGCGTATACTGATTATGTGGGAATGATGGAGCTTACAGAAAGTTTAATTTCTAAAGTGGCAGAAGAGGTATTAGGTACAACTGTAATTACATATCAGGGAGAGAAAGTTGACCTTACACCTCCATGGATAAGGATGACCATGATTGAGGCTGTTAAAGAATATGCAGGGGTTGATTTTGATAAAATAGAAACTGATGAAGAAGCAAGGCAGATAGCTAAGGAAAAATCCCTTGAAGTTGAGGAAGGAGCTACAAAGGGAGAGATTCTTTTCCTTATGTTTGAAGAATTTGCAGAGAAGCATCTTGTACAGCCAACTTTTATAATGGACTACCCCGTTGAGGTTTCACCTCTCACAAAGAGAAAACCAGAAAGACCGGAATTGACTGAGAGATTTGAATTGTTTATTACAGGCAGGGAAATGGCAAATGCTTATTCAGAGCTGAATGACCCCATTGACCAGAAGGAAAGGTTTTTAGACCAGGTAAGGAAAAGGGAAGCAGGGGATGAAGAAGCTAATATGATGGATGAAGATTTTGTAACTGCATTAGAATACGGAATGCCTCCAACAGGCGGACTAGGTATTGGTGTTGACAGGCTGGTAATGCTACTTACTGATTCTTATTCCATACGTGATGTACTGCTGTTTCCAACAATGAAGCCTAAAGATTAG
- the greA gene encoding transcription elongation factor GreA: MINKEVVLTFEGLKKLEQELEYLKTVKRREVAERIKQALSFGDISENSEYDEAKNEQAQVEGRIVQLEGMLKRAKVIDEDDIKTDVVSIGSKVSIYDMEYDEEVEYYIVGSTEADPSKYKISNESPVGKALIGKAKDEIVEVQVPDGVIKYKILDIRK, encoded by the coding sequence ATGATTAACAAAGAAGTTGTTCTAACGTTCGAGGGTCTGAAAAAGTTAGAACAAGAGCTGGAATACCTAAAAACCGTCAAAAGAAGAGAAGTAGCAGAGAGAATAAAGCAGGCACTTTCGTTTGGAGATATATCTGAAAATTCTGAATATGATGAAGCTAAAAATGAACAAGCCCAGGTGGAAGGAAGAATTGTTCAACTTGAGGGTATGTTAAAGCGTGCAAAAGTTATTGATGAGGATGATATAAAGACTGATGTTGTAAGCATTGGTTCAAAAGTAAGTATTTATGATATGGAATATGATGAGGAAGTTGAGTATTATATAGTTGGCTCCACAGAAGCAGATCCAAGTAAATACAAAATTTCCAATGAGTCACCTGTAGGTAAAGCACTTATTGGAAAGGCAAAAGATGAAATTGTAGAAGTCCAGGTACCGGACGGGGTTATTAAGTATAAGATTTTAGATATCCGCAAATGA
- a CDS encoding ISLre2 family transposase produces MNTIVIQNCKNFIHKIMNFMSEPNAKKLEELETGLETITFDFILNMMKIYVENLDKEIKADKKWRRKNGIVVERNSDKREIFTKFGVLTYHRTYFYDKKNDTYIYLVDTVLGIDPYDRISTAVAADMVEYSGDNSYAKSSQYTTGGLISRQTVMNKTRKLKEEKLKMEAEGPKRKMQVIHIDADEDHVALQNGKNAIVPLITIYEGTKRIGKRGKCINPYHIHGYGQNPEETWLKVANYIYDRYDIDYLKRIYIHGDGALWIKTGQEWLPKSKMVLDKYHLNKAILKATAGQEQYRKSIYRSIYEGNWIEFCKLVTELKHGVQSPKKRERIHEFRTYIKNNWEAITIYKEEGVSGSCTEGHISHILSSRFSSRPMGWSKKGLKTIADIRIYCQNGGKITPNHFTKVNLQYKIKKETIKKGKEVFSKTTHEKLNNIPAFNMGKKTPISTILKGIQRSGYVI; encoded by the coding sequence GTGAATACTATTGTAATACAAAACTGCAAAAATTTCATCCATAAAATCATGAATTTCATGAGCGAACCTAATGCTAAGAAACTAGAAGAACTGGAAACTGGACTAGAGACCATCACCTTTGACTTCATACTAAATATGATGAAAATCTACGTGGAAAACCTTGATAAGGAGATAAAAGCCGATAAGAAATGGCGAAGAAAAAACGGCATTGTAGTAGAGCGAAATAGTGATAAACGAGAAATCTTTACAAAGTTCGGAGTGCTCACATACCACAGGACCTACTTTTACGATAAGAAAAATGATACATATATATACCTAGTCGATACAGTCTTAGGAATAGACCCCTATGATAGAATATCAACAGCGGTAGCAGCTGACATGGTAGAATACTCCGGCGATAACTCCTACGCTAAAAGCAGTCAATATACAACCGGTGGCCTGATAAGTCGGCAAACAGTAATGAACAAAACGAGAAAACTAAAGGAAGAAAAACTAAAGATGGAAGCTGAAGGGCCAAAGCGCAAAATGCAGGTTATACACATAGATGCCGATGAAGACCATGTTGCTCTGCAGAATGGCAAAAACGCCATAGTTCCACTGATTACCATATACGAAGGCACAAAAAGAATAGGAAAACGGGGAAAATGTATAAATCCCTACCACATACATGGATACGGTCAAAATCCTGAAGAAACATGGTTAAAAGTTGCCAACTACATTTATGACAGATATGACATAGACTATTTAAAGCGCATCTATATTCACGGAGATGGTGCCCTTTGGATAAAAACCGGCCAAGAATGGTTACCCAAATCCAAAATGGTCCTAGACAAATATCACCTAAACAAAGCCATCCTCAAAGCTACAGCAGGTCAAGAGCAATACAGAAAATCAATATACAGAAGTATTTACGAAGGCAATTGGATTGAATTTTGTAAACTAGTAACAGAGCTTAAGCATGGTGTTCAAAGCCCTAAAAAGCGAGAGAGAATACATGAATTTAGAACCTACATAAAAAACAACTGGGAAGCCATCACTATATACAAAGAAGAAGGAGTAAGTGGCAGCTGCACAGAGGGTCATATTAGCCATATATTATCCAGCCGTTTTAGTTCTCGACCTATGGGCTGGAGCAAGAAAGGTCTAAAAACCATAGCAGATATAAGAATCTATTGCCAAAACGGTGGGAAGATAACTCCAAATCATTTTACAAAAGTAAATTTACAATACAAGATAAAAAAAGAAACCATAAAAAAGGGCAAAGAAGTATTTAGTAAAACTACACATGAGAAATTAAACAACATACCCGCTTTTAACATGGGTAAAAAAACTCCAATATCAACAATTTTAAAGGGCATACAACGCAGCGGGTATGTGATATAG